A genomic segment from Glycine max cultivar Williams 82 chromosome 1, Glycine_max_v4.0, whole genome shotgun sequence encodes:
- the LOC100812818 gene encoding uncharacterized protein LOC100812818 — protein sequence MGKKLDALLGRTFKVSKFKAIVNLAISRLAVLKNQRQARLRHARSDVLELLQLGHQERASLRVEHVIKDQNMLDVYGRIEGYFNLLIERVHLIEQERECPEELKEAASGLLYAASRCGDFPEIQQIRVILTSRFGKEFAARSIELRNNCGVHPQMIQKLSTKMPSLESRMKVLKDIASENGIVLQLEETSVSVEEQSSVEKQNQHEPEKKEENVSILPSRGKDEKLIDSYKGRKTYKDVADAAQAAFESAEYAAAAARAALELSRSESHDPDDHDSTRLQPRKVEEGHDVRPQMEEKEILSETQREDELKKSKDIISCNSTDEVLKGATALVDGEIEADPLEKEVIFDDSDDENDNKQNINQSSKQTSSGYGAGIVVNTVPGSKMQNAPQLDLQKRPISVRTR from the exons ATGGGTAAGAAGCTTGATGCTCTCCTTGGTAGAACCTTCAAGGTATCAAAGTTCAAGGCTATTGTTAACCTTGCCATCTCACGCCTAGCTGTTCTCAAGAACCAGCGCCAGGCTCGCCTTAGACATGCCCGTTCTGATGTCCTTGAACTCCTCCAACTTGGCCACCAAGAACGTGCTTCACTTCGA GTTGAGCATGTGATCAAGGATCAGAACATGTTGGATGTGTATGGCAGGATTGAAGGATACTTCAACCTCTTGATCGAAAGGGTCCACCTCATTGAGCAAGAGAG AGAATGTCCCGAGGAACTGAAGGAGGCAGCATCGGGATTGCTCTATGCAGCTTCAAGGTGTGGAGATTTTCCTGAGATTCAACAGATTCGTGTAATTTTGACATCACGGTTTGGCAAGGAGTTTGCTGCTCGATCTATTGAGTTGAGGAACAACTGTGGAGTCCATCCTCAG ATGATACAGAAATTGTCAACAAAGATGCCAAGCCTGGAAAGCAGAATGAAGGTACTCAAAGACATTGCTTCTGAGAATGGTATTGTTCTGCAGCTCGAAGAAACTTCTGTTTCGGTTGAG GAACAATCCAGTGTAGAAAAGCAAAACCAACATGAACCtgagaagaaggaagagaaTGTAAGCATTTTGCCTAGCAGGGGGAAAGATGAAAAGTTAATTGATTCCTATAAGGGAAGAAAAACGTACAAGGACGTAGCTGATGCAGCACAAGCAGCTTTTGAGTCAGCAGAATATGCTGCAGCTGCTGCAAGAGCAGCACTGGAACTCTCCCGATCTGAATCACATGATCCCGATGATCATGATAGCACAAGACTCCAACCAAGAAAAGTGGAGGAAGGACATGATGTGAGACCTCAAATGGAAGAAAAGGAAATCCTCAGTGAAACTCAAAGAGAAGATGAGTTAAAAAAGTCGAAAGACATTATAAGTTGCAATTCAACTGATGAGGTTTTGAAGGGGGCTACTGCCTTGGTGGATGGTGAAATTGAGGCTGATCCTTTGGAAAAGGAAGTGATTTTCGATGATAGTGATGATGAGAATGATAATAAACAGAATATAAATCAATCTTCTAAGCAGACATCTTCAGGGTATGGTGCTGGTATAGTAGTAAATACAGTGCCAGGATCCAAGATGCAGAATGCGCCTCAGTTGGATTTGCAGAAGAGGCCTATTTCAGTGAGGACTAGATGA